A DNA window from Calliphora vicina chromosome 1, idCalVici1.1, whole genome shotgun sequence contains the following coding sequences:
- the LOC135963889 gene encoding uncharacterized protein LOC135963889, whose translation MTTTNNNSTPQFLTKEYVENILKKYLKDTSLKVLNIEAGPASAKGESYCSIMTRIKVNYKLEREKVVNEINFIVKSTYEDNPYLSGVLKQYDVYNTEMQMYETILPQLEQMLREIGDTDQLCARTIHVDYERDVIIFEDLTVHKFTMANRLEGMDEVHLKLCLNKLAKMHATAAVLNERQSGLLQKYSHGIYNRHVNIYGEFLENVMKASAKFVESCPELGIYYSKKLSQLVPHAVEYATRCYDPSPKHFLTLNHGDMWTNNVMVQYNDEKGKSNVNDILLIDFQYCSWTSPAVDLHYFLNTENTWILSSGVITDFAVSCLLVNFPLLINDKTEDADFETILGSGEKAQRFDKVLYTNKRVQRIVKVMLPKFDQMGLLDVVK comes from the exons atgacGACTACAAATAATAACTCCACTCCACAGTTTTTGACCAAAGAATAtgtggaaaatattttaaaaaaatatctcaaGGACACTTCACTAAAAGTGTTAAATATAGAGGCGGGACCTGCATCAGCAAAAGGTGAAAGTTATTGCAGTATAATGACCAGAATTAAAGTCAACTACAAATTGGAGCGGGAAAAGgttgtaaatgaaataaattttatagttaAATCTACATATGAGGATAATCCCTATTTATCTGGAGTTTTAAAACAATACGATGTCTACAATACGGAAATGCAAATGTATGAAACGATTTTACCACAACTGGAACAAATGCTTCGCGAAATTGGTGATACAGATCAATTGTGTGCTAGAACTATTCATGTGGATTATGAACGTGATGTAATAATATTTGAGGATTTAACAGTGCATAAATTTACTATGGCCAATCGTTTAGAGGGCATGGATGAAGTTCACCTGaaactttgtttaaacaaattggcCAAAATGCATGCTACAGCAGCTGTTTTAAATGAACGCCAAAGCGGTTTATTGCAAAAGTATAGCCATGGCATATACAATAGACATGTCAACATTTATGGTGAATTTCTTGAAAATGTTATGAAAGCAAGTGCCAAATTTGTGGAATCTTGTCCAGAATTAGGTATTTATTATAGTAAAAAACTGTCGCAATTAGTACCCCATGCTGTCGAATATGCCACACGTTGTTATGATCCAAGTCCTAAACATTTCCTAACATTAAACCATGGCGATATGTGGACTAATAATGTTATGGTTCAATATAATGATGAGAAGGGAAAATCCAATGTCAACGATATTTTGTTAATAGATTTTCAATATTGTAGTTGGACTTCTCCAGCTGTAGATCTGCATTATTTTCTGAATACAGAAAACACCTGGATACTATCATCAGGTGTTATCACAGACTTTG ctGTTTCCTGCTTACTGGTGAACTTTCCGCTATTGATCAATGATAAAACTGAGGATGCTGACTTTGAAACAATATTAGGCAGTGGTGAGAAGGCCCAACGATTTGATAaggttttatatacaaataaaagagTGCAAAGAATTGTTAAAGTGATGTTGCCCAAATTTGATCAAATGGGTCTATTAGATGTTGTTAAATAg
- the LOC135949040 gene encoding uncharacterized protein LOC135949040 → MTSPTYNDSPQYLTKEYVGNILKTYFKDNALKVLNIETAPASAKGESYCSIMTRIKVSYKLEREKVVNEIHFIVKSTYEDNPYLFNVLKQYDVYNTEMQMYETVFPQLQQLLYDIGDNDQLCAKTIHVDHDRDAIIFEDLSVRKFIMVNRLEGMDEVHIKFCLRKLAKMHATAAVLNERQKGLLEKYIHGIFNRNVNCYGVFFENVIRVCAKFADSCPELGTYYRDKLLQLIPHVAEYGTRCYDPNPKHFLTLNHGDIWTNNVMVQYNDETGKTNVKDVLLIDFQYCNWTSPAVDLYYFLCTSTQDDLLFNHLPKLIQYYHQVLSQTLTKLKYQQHIPTLHEFNVQMLERGFYAVTSLLVNLPLMINDKTEDADFESLLGNDEKAQRFHNVLYTNGRVQRIIKVMLPRFDQMVLLDVID, encoded by the exons atgaCATCGCCAACCTATAACGATTCACCACAGTATTTAACTAAAGAATATgtgggaaatattttaaaaacatattttaaggaCAATGCACTGAAAGTGTTGAATATAGAAACGGCACCCGCTTCAGCAAAAGGTGAAAGTTACTGCAGTATAATGACCAGAATTAAAGTCAGCTACAAATTGGAGCGGGAAAAAGTTGTAaatgaaatacattttataGTTAAATCTACATATGAGGATAATCcctatttatttaatgttttaaaacaatacGATGTCTACAATACGGAAATGCAAATGTATGAAACGGTTTTCCCACAACTGCAACAATTGCTTTATGATATTGGAGATAACGATCAATTGTGTGCCAAAACCATTCATGTGGATCATGATCGAGACGCCATTATATTTGAGGATCTATCGGTGAGGAAATTTATCATGGTCAATCGTTTAGAAGGCATGGATGAAGTtcacataaaattttgtttaagaaaacttGCTAAAATGCACGCTACAGCAGCCGTTTTAAATGAACGTCAGAAAGGTTTATTGGAAAAATATATTCATGGTATATTCAATAGAAATGTCAACTGTTATGGtgtgttttttgaaaatgttatacGAGTGTGTGCCAAATTTGCAGATTCCTGTCCTGAATTGGGTACCTATTACAGAGACAAGCTATTGCAATTGATTCCTCATGTTGCGGAATATGGCACACGTTGTTATGATCCAAATCCTAAACATTTTCTAACATTAAATCATGGAGATATATGGACAAATAATGTTATGGTGCAATATAATGATGAGACTGGGAAAACAAATGTCAAAGATGTTTTACTTATAGATTTTCAATACTGTAATTGGACTTCTCCAGCTGTagatctttattattttttatgcacgTCTACGCAAGATGACTTACTTTTTAATCATCTTCCAAAACTGATACAATACTATCATCAGGTGTTATCACAGactttgacgaaattaaaatatCAGCAACATATACCAACGCTACATGAATTCAATGTACAGATGTTAGAGAGAGGATTTTATG ctGTTACCTCTTTACTGGTGAATTTACCACTCATGATCAACGACAAAACAGAGGATGCTGATTTTGAAAGTCTTCTGGGCAATGACGAGAAGGCACAAAGATTTCataatgttttatatacaaatggaAGAGTACAAAGAATTATTAAAGTAATGCTACCCAGATTTGATCAAATGGTCCTTTTAGATGTTATtgattaa
- the LOC135948975 gene encoding uncharacterized protein LOC135948975 — MCENNSWQAPLWLTDSYLEDVLKKYLKDDQLKIINVDIKPATSNGENYASVMSRIKVKFMQEKHSKNPQELTFIMKYSYESDPFVANIMSGYDVYNTEMKMYEQILPQLADILEEVGDTEKLFAKTLKVDFDKSAIIFEDLTVENYVLADRLIGMDETHACLTLKKLAKFHAASAVLNERLNGELEKFQRGIFNRHTRAFGCVFEYLTEICAKFAQKCPELGSYYHDKLMKLKPHVVDYGTRAYNSNPNHFYTLNHGDLWINNMMMLYDLLPTKEKSLKDVLLIDFQLCNWSSVSVDLHYFLHTSLEPKLQLDIHALNKLVQYYQRVLVDVLRKLKYKGYIPTLHQLHVQLEEGKILALTAATTNQPIMINDQCDDADFHSLIDDDERGRKFRNTLYQNKRLQNNLKILLPYFDQIGLLDVQK; from the exons atgtgtgaaaataaTAGCTGGCAAGCACCCTTGTGGTTAACAGACAGCTATTTGGAGGATGTCTTAAAAAAGTACCTCAAAGATGATcagttgaaaataataaatgttgATATAAAGCCCGCCACTTCGAATGGTGAAAATTATGCCAGTGTTATGAGTCGTATTAAAGTGAAATTTATGCAAGAAAAACACAGCAAAAATCCTCAAGAATTAACCTTTATAATGAAATATTCTTACGAAAGTGATCCTTTCGTAGCAAATATAATGTCTGGCTATGATGTTTATAATACAGAAATGAAAATGTATGAACAAATATTACCACAATTAGCTGATATTCTAGAGGAAGTGGGTGACACAGAAAAGCTGTTTGCCAAAACTTTAAAAGTGGATTTCGATAAATCGGCCATTATATTTGAGGATTTAACGGTGGAAAATTATGTTTTGGCCGATCGCTTAATAGGAATGGATGAAACACATGCCTGTCTGACTTTAAAGAAATTAGCAAAATTTCATGCAGCATCTGCCGTTCTAAATGAACGTCTTAATGGAGAATTGGAGAAATTTCAGCGTGGTATTTTTAATAGGCATACTCGGGCTTTCGGTTGTGTTTTCGAATATTTGACAGAAATTTGCGCCAAGTTTGCTCAAAAGTGTCCTGAGTTGGGATCGTACTATCATGATAAACTTATGAAACTAAAACCTCATGTTGTTGACTATGGCACTCGCGCTTACAACAGTAATCCTAATCATTTTTACACTCTAAATCATGGTGATTTATGGATTAATAATATGATGATGCTGTATGATTTACTACCAACAAAGGAGAAATCTTTGAAAGATGTTTTATTAATAGATTTTCAATTGTGTAATTGGTCTTCAGTGTCGGTTGATTTGCATTATTTTCTTCATACATCCTTGGAGCCAAAATTACAACTAGATATACATGCTCTTAATAAGTTGGTGCAATATTATCAAAGAGTTTTAGTTGATGTTTTgagaaaactaaaatataagGGTTATATACCAACATTACATCAGTTGCATGTTCAGTTAGAGGAAGGCAAAATATTGG ccTTAACTGCTGCCACTACCAATCAGCCCATTATGATTAACGATCAATGCGATGATGCCGACTTCCATAGTTTAATAGATGACGACGAAAGAGGTAGAAAATTCCGCAACACTCTCTACCAAAATAAACGTCTgcaaaataatctaaaaatattattgccatatttcgatcaaattggCTTGTTGGATGTCcagaaatag